In one window of Sciurus carolinensis chromosome X, mSciCar1.2, whole genome shotgun sequence DNA:
- the Gpr82 gene encoding probable G-protein coupled receptor 82: MRNNSTCIQPSMISSTALPIIYTVLCIVGLFGNSLSQWVFLTKIGKKTSTHIYLAHLVTANLLVCGAMPFMVIYFLKGYQWEYHSVQCRVVNFLGTLSMHVSMFVSLLILSWIAISRYATLMKKDSKQETTSCYEKIFYGHLLKKFRQPNFARKLCIYIWGVVLGIIFPIIIYYSVVEATEGGESLCYNPQMELGAMISQIAGLIGTTFIGFSFLVVLTSYYSFVNHLRKIRTCTSIVEKDLTYSSVKRHLLVIQILLIVCFLPYSIFKPIFYVLHQREGCQQLNNLIEIKNVLTCLASARSSTDPIIFLLLDKTFKKTLYNLFMKSNSSHIQPYR; this comes from the coding sequence ATGAGGAACAACTCAACATGCATTCAACCATCTATGATCTCTTCCACAGCTCTGCCAATCATTTATACCGTGCTTTGTATTGTTGGTCTCTTTGGAAACTCACTTTCTCAGTGGGTGTTTTTAACAAAAATAGGTAAGAAAACATCAACGCACATCTATCTGGCACATCTTGTGACTGCAAACTTACTTGTGTGCGGTGCCATGCCTTTCATGGTTATCTATTTCCTGAAAGGCTACCAATGGGAATATCACTCTGTACAATGCAGAGTGGTCAATTTTCTGGGAACGCTGTCCATGCATGTGAGTATGTTTGTCAGTCTCTTAATTTTAAGTTGGATAGCCATAAGCCGCTATGCTACCTTAATGAAAAAGGATTCCAAGCAAGAGACTACGTCatgctatgagaaaatattttatggccATTTACTGAAAAAGTTTCGCCAGCCCAACTTTGCCAGAAAACTGTGCATTTATATATGGGGAGTTGTCCTGGGCATAATTTTTCCCATTATTATATACTACTCAGTCGTGGAGGCTACGGAAGGAGGAGAGAGCCTGTGCTACAATCCACAGATGGAACTAGGAGCCATGATCTCTCAGATTGCAGGCCTTATTGGAACCACATTtattggattttcctttttagtGGTGCTAACATCATACTACTCTTTTGTCAATCATCTGAGAAAAATAAGGACCTGTACATCCATTGTGGAGAAAGATCTGACTTACAGTTCTGTGAAAAGACATCTTTTGGTTATCCAGATTCTACTCATAGTTTGCTTTCTTCCATATAGTATTTTTAAACCCATTTTTTATGTTCTGCATCAGAGAGAGGGCTGTCAGCAATTGaataatttaatagaaataaaaaacgTCCTCACTTGTCTTGCTTCAGCCAGAAGTAGTACAGACCCcattatatttcttctattagATAAAACGTTCAAGAAGACACTATATAATCTCTTTATGAAGTCTAATTCATCACATATACAACCATATCGTTGA